In the genome of Mycobacterium kansasii ATCC 12478, one region contains:
- the rpmB gene encoding 50S ribosomal protein L28 translates to MAAVCDICGKGPGFGKSVSHSHRRTSRRWDPNVQTVRAVSRPGGNKKRINVCTSCIKAGKVSRG, encoded by the coding sequence ATGGCCGCTGTGTGCGATATCTGCGGGAAAGGCCCCGGCTTCGGCAAGTCGGTGTCCCACTCCCACCGCCGCACCAGCCGCCGGTGGGACCCCAATGTCCAGACCGTGCGCGCCGTGAGCCGTCCCGGGGGCAACAAGAAGCGCATCAACGTCTGCACCTCCTGCATCAAGGCGGGCAAGGTCAGCCGCGGCTGA